The Pseudomonadota bacterium region CGCCACCCCGGTTACCGAGGCCGACCTCGGCGAGCCCCTGTGGGGCACCTCCGTGCGGCCGGAGGACCTGTTCGAGTCCTTCTGGGACTGGCCGCGCCACGCCACCATCGGCGCGACCAGCGCCGGCCGCCGGGATTGCTGGATCGTCGAGTCCTACCAGCACGAGGACAAACCCTTCCCTGCCGTGCGCTCCTGCGTCGGCGTGGAGGAGGACATCCCGCTGGTCATCGAACGCTTCGACGCCGAGGGCGAACTGATCGCGCGCATTCGCGCCGACAAGCTCATCTTCCGCGAAGATCGCGGCTGGCTGCCGGTGGTCCTGACCGTGGAGACGCCGGCCACCCAGGAGCGCGCCACGATCCGCTTCACCCGCAGCGATCGCGACGTGGTGTACACCCCCGAGGAATTCACCCCGGAGGGCGTTCGCGCCCTGAGCGCACCGGCCTCCTAGCGGGGTGGCGGCGCGCCTGCCTGCCGCTTTCGCGCGGGGCAACGGGCGCCGCCGCCGGCGATCGCTCCCGTATAATGGCCGCCTAATCTACTGATCCAACTGGAAGAAGCTTCCTCCTATGTCGGACACCGCTATCGCCACCGGCCCCTTCGGCCGGATCCGCGCCGCCGGCGCGTACGTGTTTCGCAAGACGGTCTTCTGGATCGGCTTCTACATCCGTCCGCCCATCCACTGGTTCATCGGCCTGTTCTCCAAGGTGGGCAACCCGCCAGTCTTCGAGCGCGACGTGTTCGACTGGACCTCACGGCTGGAGGCCGACTGGGAGGCCATCCGCGACGAGGCCCTCGCCGTCTGCCGCCCCGAGGACATCCCCCCGTTGCGCGAGGTGTCGCCGGATCACAGCCGCATCGCCACCGATGAAAAATGGAAGGTGTTCTTCCTCTACGGCTACCGCTACGAAATCGAAGAGAACACGGCACGCTGCCCGCGCACGAGCGAGCTGGTGCGATCCGTGCCCGGCCTGATCTCGGCATTCTTCTCCATCCACACGCCCGGCACGCACCTTCCGAGGCACTACGGCCCCACCAACGGCATGATCACCTGCCACCTCGGCCTGCAGATCCCCAAGGATAAGCACGCGTGCCGCATCAACATCGATGACTCACCCTACAGCTGGGAGAACGGCAAGTTCCTGATCTTCGACGACACCTATTACCACGAGGTGTGGAACGACACGGACGAGAACCGCATCGTGCTGCTGATGCACGTGGAGCGGCCGTTGCGTCAGCCCGGTAAGGCCATTGCGGATGGGTTCCTTTGGCTGGCGACGAAGAGTCCGTTCATCCAGGCCACGCTGAAGGCGTTGGATGACTGGAAGGATACGAAGCAGAGCAAGGCCTGATACGCACCGCCCGGATCGCTCAAACCACCTAGGCCATGCGGGCAACGAGGCGTAAGTCAGCTAGGCGTACGTAGGAGGCCTCGGCCGCAGTCCCGCTTGGCGTCGCCGGCCCGCGAGGAGAAGGCCTCCCAAGCCGAACAAGGCAACAGTCGAAGGCTCCGGGACCGCCTGACTTACTGTGATGTTCCAGCGCCAGTTGGAGAATGCATTGGGAATTCCCCCCTCGTGCGCCACCCGCAATCGATACTCGCCAGCGAGCGCGAGGGGGTCGGACAGCAGTCCCAGCGAACCGTTATCGGGCAGGCTGCCTATGATGGAATCGTCAAATCGGTATGAGACAGAGGTTCCAGAGACCCTTGAATCCCTGTGGTCCGAGACGAAAAGCTCAAGGGAGTCAACCTGCAGGCCGTCCAACAGGGTGAAGGTAAAACTGTCGGCGTCGAATTCGATCAGCGAGCCACTGGCGGTGTTGACACCTACCCCTAGCGCCCCGAGCGAAAGAGTGCCAGCGCCACCGATGTCCGAGGTCTCGGTGAAGTCGATGGGGGCCGCCATAGAAGGCGTGATCCCGAGGCTGGCGGTAAGCAGTAGCGAAGCAAGCAGAGGTAAGCGCATCGGTTCTTCCTTGTGGGGGTCGTTTTGTTCTCCCTCCCCTATTACGAGAAGCGTCGGGAAACTCCCTCACACTGCGCTAGCCGAGTGACCGAATACGTAGCCAGGGGCGGAATCGAACCACCGACACGCGGATTTTCAATCCTCTGCTCTACTGACCGATAGGCCGAAATCACCAGGGAGTGAGCCGCTCCGGGTCTATCCCGCGCCGCGCCCCTACCCCTGGTGATACCGACTCGTCCGTCCCACGCGCCCCTGAAGGAACGCCATCTGATCGGACAGGATGGTTCTGTTGGCCAGAATCATCGCCTCCGGCGCCACTGACGGCGCAGCGCAGTCAGCACCAAAATAAACGATCGCTGATTTTCCTTGATCGAATGTAAGCGATCGCTTATTTTGATCCTCTGAAAATCAACGATCGCTTCGTTTATGTGCGCCATGGATCGTAAAACAGGTACTTACGAGCGAAGCTCGGTCGCTGGCGAGACAGTGGAAGCCTTCGTCCCGTTGCCTCTCCCGCCAGTTGCCCCCCCACTCGATCTTTCCGGTGCCCTGTCGAAGCAGCTCGACGAAGCCGCCGAACGCCTAAGACTGCTCGAACTCGCGGGTGATCTGGTCCCTTCGATCGAGTGGTTCGTCTACGCGTTCGTACGCAAGGAAGCGGTGCTATCCGCTCAAATCGAGGGCACCCAGGCGACGCTGATGGATCTGTTCGAGGTGGAAGCCGGTGCCGCAGCACCCGGTGACCCCGATATCGAAGAGGTCTGCGGGTACGTCGACGCCCTGCAGTACGCCTGGAGCGAACTCGAACGCGACGACGGACTACCCCTCTCGATGCGCCTACTGAGCAACGCCCACGCCAAGCTCTTGAGCGGAGCGCGTGGGGCGAGTAAACAGCCGGGTGAGGTGCGTCGGTCGCAGAACTGGATCGGCGGCACCCGCCCGGGCAACGCCGCCTTCGTTCCACCGCCACCGCATCGCCTCCCCGCCCTGCTCAGCGACCTCGAGCGCGCTATCCACGAGCCTTCCGAGCTGCCGCCGCTGGTTCGCGTTGGTCTTCTTCACGCACAGTTCGAGACGCTACATCCCTTCCTTGACGGCAACGGTCGCCTCGGACGACTACTGGTGACGCTCCTTCTGCGTCAATCGGGCCTGCTCACCCGGCCTCTGCTGTATCTCAGCCTCTACCTAAAAACTCACAGAGCCGAATACTTTGATCAACTCACAGCCGTTCGTGAGCGAGGCACTTGGGAGGAATGGCTCATGTTCTTCCTGGACGGGGTCGCCGTCGCTGCCGAAGAAGCGGTGGCAACGGCCCGTCATCTGAATCGGGTCGTCGAGGCCGCTCGCGACCGCGTGCTCGGGAGCGACGACGCCACGCTGCTCAGCCTGCGGCTCTTCGAACGGCTACCGGAGCACCCCATCGTCACCGTAAGTCACGCAACACGCCTCCTCGGGTGTTCACGACCGGCGGCGGGCAAGGCGATCAACGCGCTTGAGACTAGCGGAGTGCTTAGATCGATAGGGGATCGCAAGAAAAACCGGCTATTCGTGTTTCAGGACTACGTGGAGCATCTGCGGGACGGCACGGAATAGGTGCCAACAACGGGTACGCTCCACGGCTCCGGTGGCAGCCCTGATGCTGTGGATTGATGGTGGCCTGGGGCGGAATCGAAATACCGGTACGCGGATTTTCAAAACGAGTCTGCGCTGGTTGCGGTGTGTCGCCGTGTGGGCGGGTTTTGCTACAACCTCATGACTGAGCGGAGCACAGCGGCGTGAGGATAAGGGAGGACCTTGCCCGGCGGTTGATGCAAACTAAAGGGTATCGGCATCATGCGCCGAGCGTTATGTCCAAGGTAGGGAACCCCGTGAGCCTGATAGTGCCGTCCTGTCACGCCGCCACCACCTTAGCGGTTGCCAGGGGGCTACCCCGCGTTTTCGTCGACACCTCGACGGTTGCTCCTGTGAGAACTCCCGCCCGACGACGGCGCTGCGAGAGGTGCTGCCTTGTCCCTGTTCGGTGAGTTGAAGCGCCGTCACGTCCTGCGTGCCGGGGCCGCTTACGCCGTGACATCCTGGCTGCTCATCCAGGTGGCCGAGACCATCTTCCCACTGTTCGGCTTCGACGACGCGGCTGCGCGCCTCGTTGTCATCGTCCTGGCTATCGGCTTCATCCCGGCGATGGTCTTCGCCTGGGCTTTCGAGATCACCCCATCCGGTATCCGGCGGGAATCCGAAGTCGATGACTCGCAGACGCACGCGCCGTACGCGGGGAGGACTCTGGACCGAATCGTTATGGTCGTGCTGGCGTTGGTGCTTGGGTACTTTGCGTTCGACAAGTTCGTGCTCGAGCCGGCACGCGATGAAGCGACCCAGGCACGCCTGACCGAACGTTTCGAGAAGGCTCGCCAGCAGGGTCAGACCGATGCGCTGTTGGAGTCTTACGGTGGCAAGTCCATCGCTGTGCTGCCCTTTCTCAACATGAGCGGTGATGCCGGCGATGAGTATTTTTCTGACGGCATCTCAGAAGAGCTGTTGAATCTGTTGGCAAAGGTACCAGAACTGCGCGTGATATCGCGGACGTCCGCCTTCGCTTACAAGGGCAAGAGCATAAACCTCTCACAGGTAGCGCAGGAGTTGCGCGTCGCCCACATCCTAGAGGGATCGGTGAGGAGAGCTGGCAGTCGGGTGCGCATTACCGCACAACTCATCGACGCGCGCGCCGACACCAACCTGTGGTCCGAGACCTACGACCGCGAACTGACCGACATTTTCACCATTCAGGACGAAATCTCGGCCATGGTGGTGAGCAAGCTCAAACTGGCGTTGCTGGGGGATGCGCCGAAGGCCCGGGAGACGGACACCGACGCCTACGTGATGTGCTTGCAGGCGAATTACCTGAACGGCCAGGGCAGACCCGACAGCCTGGCCCGAGCCAATGATCTGTACACGCAGGCACTTGCCATTGACCCCACCTATATCGATGCGCTGGACGGTCTTGCGAGCAACTACGTCAATCAAGTGCTGTACGGCGTGACGTCAGCGGACGAGGGGCTGGGCCTGGCACGAGAGGCCGTGCGCCAGGTACTGGCGATCGACCCTGATAACGCCAAGGCACACGCACGGCTTGGCCGCATCGCATCCGCTTCCGGCAACGACGAGCTGGCCGAGGCGGCGCAGCACTACCAGCGCGCCATGGCGCTGGCCCCCACTGACCTGGGCGTCCTCGCCAACGCGGGCACCGTGTTGGCCTACCTTGGCCGGGTCGACGAAGCCATCGTGCTGGAGGAGTACGTCAATGCGCTCGATCCGGTGGACCCACGAAGCTATTGGACGCTGGGCACGTACTATCGCTACGCAGGGCGCTTGGACGATGCGATCTCGGCCTACCGGTCGGTGCTGCGCCTGAGCCCGGATTTCGTCGGTGCGCATTACATGCTGGGAGAAGTGCTGCTGCTTAACGGCAACCCCGAGGGCGCGCTCGCCGAGTTCCTGCTGGAGGAAGGTGACGAGCAGTATCAAGTCAAAGGGCAGGCCCTGGCATTGCACGCGCTCGGGCGCAAGGCTGACTTCGATACAAAGATGATAGAGCTGATCAAACGTTGGGGAGGCGAATGGCCATCGGAGGTGGCTCAGGTCTACGCCTACATCGGCGACGCCGATGCAGCGTTCGGCTGGCTTGACAAGGCCATCGCCCAAAACGAGGTTGGCCTGAACGAGCAGTTCCTCAATCCGCTCTACGCTTCCCTGCATGACGACCCGCGCTGGGGAGACTTCCAGGGGAGGGTGGGCTCCTCGTCGGCTCAGCGAGATGCAATTGCATTCGCGGTGCCGGAGACGGTACCCGGCTTCTAGGGAAGCTCTGCATGAGTCTGCCTCGAACCGTGACTATGCCCCGGGCCGGAGGGTTCCGAGTAGGACGCGGCGGTCGATTCCTGAGGGCGATCCCATGCCCTACCCGTCGCCTCATCGGCCCGACCAAACCTGTAGGAAGGGTCCCTCCGCCCCGCACTCCGAAACGAACGCCGGCAACCGCCATGCGCTGAAGCCATGACAGGGGGATCGCGCCGGGTCGCTTACAAGAGCGCGTTGCAGCGGCTTCGTGAATCCGTCGTGCTCGTCATTGGGGTATTCGTCGCACTGGCAGCTGAAAGAACCACAGGCGATGTCGCCGAACCGCAGAACAGGGATCCCTCCCGTTTCACGGTTATCGCGACCACCACACTCATCGTTCCGCTCGAGGGACGCCGTGGTACGCTACGCCCCCCGGCGGCAAGCTCGCGGGCTACTGCCCGAATGGGCTCCCCGCCGCTGCTTTCGAGGATCATAGGTGCCTGACCGAGATCTCCATTCGGAACCCCACTCGGTGGGCACCGCAATCCGCGACAGCGTGATCGTCGTCTTGAGTATCCTGCTCGCCTTTGCGATCGACGCGTGGTGGGACCGTCGCGGGGCGGTGGACCGGGAACAAGCCCTCCTGGAGGCGATCGTTACCGAACTCGCCGCCGCCACCGACGACCTCAAGCAGTATCGTGACCATCACGCCCGGGTCGCCACTGCAGGTTCGCAGCTCATCGGGCTGCAAGGCGAAGCAGCGGTCACACCCGAGCAGGCCGACCGGCTGCTCGGAATCATCGTTCAGGGCCGTCCTTATGCGCCTAGTGGAGCAGTCTTGGGCTCGCTTCTCGGTGCCGAAGGGGCTGCCAGCCTATCGGATCCGCAAACGGCGTTGCTCTTGGCCCGTTGGCGCCAGAGCACATCTAACCTGGCCGCCCTCTCCGACACCGTGGCGTACTACCTCAACAAGGACCTCAACGCGTACGTCAATCGCTCCATACCCTACCGAACGATAGACCTGGCGGCCGGAAACGTCTCAGGGATCCAGCCATCGAGCTTCCCCACAAACGTGCTCGCCCAACTGGAGTCCGTCGAGTTCGAGAACAACGTGTACAACCGCTACTACCTGGCGACACGCGTCGTGGAAAGGACGGACCGAGTACTGGAGGCGACCGGAGAACTCGTGAGCGTGCTTAAGGCGGAGTGATTTCGGGGCTAAGCAAACTGAGTTCCGAGCCGCCTGCGTGCCGCGGGCACAGGCTTCAGGCCGGGAAAGCTGTTGAGTTGATGGTGGCCAGGGGCGGAATCGAACCACCGACACGCGGATTTTCAACACGAGGCTGCGCTTGTTGCGGTGTGTGCCCGTGTGGACGGATTTCGCCACGATCACCTGAATAAGCGCACCTAAGCGGTACTGGTGTGTCGCGGTGTGATGCAGGTGACCAACCCGCACTGCGACCACGGAGTGTGACCAGCGCTGTGACCGACCCACCGCGCCGGAAGGGGCGGTGCGGTTTCTGACTCGACTCGTCTCGCGCGCTTACCGGAGGAACCGGATATCGAACCGCCGGCTGCTCTGGGGCAGAAGATATTGCACGAACATAAACTATTAGTTTATTTTTGTGCGCATGATGGCGCGCTCCGACTCTTCCCCAGAGACCCGTTGGGATGACCTCTACGGCCTAGCCGAGGCCCAATCCGGGCACTTCAGCGCACGGCAAGCCGCCGATATCGGGTTCTATCCTCAGCGCCTGCGCAAGTACCTGCTCTCCAAACGTATCGAGCGTGTTCGTCGAGGAATCTATCGGCTCACCCACTTCCCGCCGAGCGATGATGAGGAGCTGGTGGTCTACTGGCTCTGGACCGAACGCGAAGGTGTCTACTCGGGGGAGACCGCGCTCAACCTCCACGAACTGTCCAACGCATTGCCCACTCGACAGCACATTACGCTTCCCGAGTCTTGGCGATCACGTCGGCTACGGGTTCCAAAAGGTATCGTGCTGCATTTCTCCGACATCCCGGATACTGAACGCACCTGGGCCGGACCGGTTCCCGTCACTAAGGCTCAGCGCACTATCGAAGACTGCATCGAGATGCATGTGCAGCCGGATCTCATCGAGCAGGCCATTGCGCAGGCGAAAGCCCGTGGGCTCATCACCAAAGCCACGGCGACGAAGCTTGCAAAGAAGCCCGATAGCAGAAGATGAGCGTGCGGACCTACCTGACACCGACCGCGTTCAAGAGCGCACTCGAGCAACGGCTCAAACAAGGACCCAAAGAAGGGGCGGACCTCAATCGACGCCGCCAACTTCTGGTCTTCGAGCGCTTCCTTGCGAGGATCACACATGCGTTGGGCGATGCGGTGATCCTGAAGGGTGGCCTGGTACTCGAACTTCGCCTGGAACGCGCTCGCACCACGAAGGACGTGGACCTGCGCATGAGTGGTTCGCCTGCCGAGATCCTTGCGGCCCTACAACAAGCGGGACAAGTCGAACTGGGCGACTACATGACCTTCCAGGTCCAGCCCGACACGCAGCTTCCGCAGATGACCGGTGACGGCCTCATCTACGAGGGATATCGCTTCAAGGCGGAGTGCAGACTCGGCGGGAAAGTCTACGGCCAAGCCTTCGGAGTGGATGTCGCGTTCGGCGATCCGATCGTTGGTAGGCCGGATATCATCCAGGCGGAGGACAAACTCGCCTTCGCAGGCATCGAACCA contains the following coding sequences:
- a CDS encoding outer membrane lipoprotein-sorting protein — encoded protein: ATPVTEADLGEPLWGTSVRPEDLFESFWDWPRHATIGATSAGRRDCWIVESYQHEDKPFPAVRSCVGVEEDIPLVIERFDAEGELIARIRADKLIFREDRGWLPVVLTVETPATQERATIRFTRSDRDVVYTPEEFTPEGVRALSAPAS
- a CDS encoding tetratricopeptide repeat protein translates to MSLFGELKRRHVLRAGAAYAVTSWLLIQVAETIFPLFGFDDAAARLVVIVLAIGFIPAMVFAWAFEITPSGIRRESEVDDSQTHAPYAGRTLDRIVMVVLALVLGYFAFDKFVLEPARDEATQARLTERFEKARQQGQTDALLESYGGKSIAVLPFLNMSGDAGDEYFSDGISEELLNLLAKVPELRVISRTSAFAYKGKSINLSQVAQELRVAHILEGSVRRAGSRVRITAQLIDARADTNLWSETYDRELTDIFTIQDEISAMVVSKLKLALLGDAPKARETDTDAYVMCLQANYLNGQGRPDSLARANDLYTQALAIDPTYIDALDGLASNYVNQVLYGVTSADEGLGLAREAVRQVLAIDPDNAKAHARLGRIASASGNDELAEAAQHYQRAMALAPTDLGVLANAGTVLAYLGRVDEAIVLEEYVNALDPVDPRSYWTLGTYYRYAGRLDDAISAYRSVLRLSPDFVGAHYMLGEVLLLNGNPEGALAEFLLEEGDEQYQVKGQALALHALGRKADFDTKMIELIKRWGGEWPSEVAQVYAYIGDADAAFGWLDKAIAQNEVGLNEQFLNPLYASLHDDPRWGDFQGRVGSSSAQRDAIAFAVPETVPGF
- a CDS encoding type IV toxin-antitoxin system AbiEi family antitoxin domain-containing protein; translation: MARSDSSPETRWDDLYGLAEAQSGHFSARQAADIGFYPQRLRKYLLSKRIERVRRGIYRLTHFPPSDDEELVVYWLWTEREGVYSGETALNLHELSNALPTRQHITLPESWRSRRLRVPKGIVLHFSDIPDTERTWAGPVPVTKAQRTIEDCIEMHVQPDLIEQAIAQAKARGLITKATATKLAKKPDSRR
- a CDS encoding aspartyl/asparaginyl beta-hydroxylase domain-containing protein, producing MSDTAIATGPFGRIRAAGAYVFRKTVFWIGFYIRPPIHWFIGLFSKVGNPPVFERDVFDWTSRLEADWEAIRDEALAVCRPEDIPPLREVSPDHSRIATDEKWKVFFLYGYRYEIEENTARCPRTSELVRSVPGLISAFFSIHTPGTHLPRHYGPTNGMITCHLGLQIPKDKHACRINIDDSPYSWENGKFLIFDDTYYHEVWNDTDENRIVLLMHVERPLRQPGKAIADGFLWLATKSPFIQATLKALDDWKDTKQSKA
- a CDS encoding PEP-CTERM sorting domain-containing protein → MRLPLLASLLLTASLGITPSMAAPIDFTETSDIGGAGTLSLGALGVGVNTASGSLIEFDADSFTFTLLDGLQVDSLELFVSDHRDSRVSGTSVSYRFDDSIIGSLPDNGSLGLLSDPLALAGEYRLRVAHEGGIPNAFSNWRWNITVSQAVPEPSTVALFGLGGLLLAGRRRQAGLRPRPPTYA
- a CDS encoding Fic/DOC family N-terminal domain-containing protein; translated protein: MDRKTGTYERSSVAGETVEAFVPLPLPPVAPPLDLSGALSKQLDEAAERLRLLELAGDLVPSIEWFVYAFVRKEAVLSAQIEGTQATLMDLFEVEAGAAAPGDPDIEEVCGYVDALQYAWSELERDDGLPLSMRLLSNAHAKLLSGARGASKQPGEVRRSQNWIGGTRPGNAAFVPPPPHRLPALLSDLERAIHEPSELPPLVRVGLLHAQFETLHPFLDGNGRLGRLLVTLLLRQSGLLTRPLLYLSLYLKTHRAEYFDQLTAVRERGTWEEWLMFFLDGVAVAAEEAVATARHLNRVVEAARDRVLGSDDATLLSLRLFERLPEHPIVTVSHATRLLGCSRPAAGKAINALETSGVLRSIGDRKKNRLFVFQDYVEHLRDGTE
- a CDS encoding nucleotidyl transferase AbiEii/AbiGii toxin family protein; the protein is MSVRTYLTPTAFKSALEQRLKQGPKEGADLNRRRQLLVFERFLARITHALGDAVILKGGLVLELRLERARTTKDVDLRMSGSPAEILAALQQAGQVELGDYMTFQVQPDTQLPQMTGDGLIYEGYRFKAECRLGGKVYGQAFGVDVAFGDPIVGRPDIIQAEDKLAFAGIEPPTLQLYPLASHIAEKLHAYTMPRDRPNSRVKDLPDIALLATIGTIDPGALRDALKQTFQARGTHQLPDSLPPPCSGLGTTVWSDGRAR